The following coding sequences are from one Niveibacterium umoris window:
- the gltA gene encoding citrate synthase: MTTQRTATLTIDGKSVEFPVMSGVHGPDVIDIRKLYGATGNFTFDPGFLSTASCQSKITFIDGDKGELLYRGYPIEQLAEKCDFLETAYLLREGELPTVRQKEAFVNSIKRHTMVHEQLTRFYQGFRRDAHPMAVCVGVVGALSAFYHDAADFSDHEHRTVSFHRIIAKMPTIVAMAYKYSVGEPFMYPRNDLDYTENFMHMMFGTPCEKYVPNPVLARALDRILILHADHEQNASTSTVRLAGSSGANPFACISAGIACLWGPAHGGANEACLNMLEEIGDVSRVGEYIKRAKDKTDSFKLMGFGHRVYKNYDPRAKLMRETCHEVLHELGLHDSKLFKLAMELERIALEDPYFVEKKLYPNVDFYSGIVQSALGIPTSMFTCIFALARTVGWMSQWEEMLTDADYKIGRPRQLYVGAANRDVTPIGLR, from the coding sequence ATGACGACGCAACGCACCGCTACGCTGACCATCGATGGCAAGAGTGTCGAGTTCCCGGTGATGTCTGGCGTACACGGGCCGGACGTCATCGACATTCGCAAGCTCTACGGCGCTACCGGCAATTTCACGTTTGACCCGGGTTTCCTTTCGACGGCTAGCTGTCAGTCGAAGATCACCTTCATTGATGGTGACAAGGGCGAGTTGCTGTATCGGGGTTATCCGATCGAGCAACTGGCCGAGAAGTGCGACTTCCTCGAAACGGCCTACCTGCTGCGCGAAGGCGAGTTGCCGACGGTTCGGCAGAAGGAGGCCTTCGTCAACTCGATCAAGCGCCACACGATGGTGCACGAGCAACTGACCCGCTTCTACCAAGGCTTCCGCCGCGATGCGCACCCGATGGCGGTGTGCGTGGGTGTCGTCGGCGCGCTGTCGGCCTTCTATCACGATGCGGCTGACTTCTCCGATCACGAGCATCGCACCGTCTCGTTCCATCGCATCATCGCGAAGATGCCGACGATCGTCGCCATGGCCTACAAGTACTCGGTGGGCGAGCCGTTCATGTACCCGCGCAACGATCTCGACTACACCGAAAACTTCATGCACATGATGTTCGGCACGCCGTGCGAGAAGTATGTGCCGAACCCGGTGCTGGCTCGCGCGCTCGATCGTATCCTGATCCTGCACGCCGACCATGAGCAGAACGCTTCGACCTCTACCGTGCGTCTGGCCGGTTCGTCGGGAGCCAACCCGTTTGCGTGCATCTCGGCCGGTATCGCCTGCCTGTGGGGCCCGGCGCACGGCGGTGCGAACGAGGCCTGCCTCAACATGCTCGAAGAGATTGGCGATGTCTCGCGCGTGGGCGAATACATCAAGCGCGCGAAGGACAAGACCGATTCCTTCAAGCTGATGGGCTTCGGCCACCGCGTGTACAAGAACTACGATCCGCGCGCCAAGCTGATGCGCGAAACCTGCCACGAAGTGCTGCACGAGCTGGGCCTGCACGACAGCAAGCTGTTCAAGCTGGCGATGGAGCTCGAGCGCATCGCGCTGGAAGATCCGTACTTCGTCGAGAAGAAGCTCTACCCGAACGTCGACTTCTACTCCGGCATCGTGCAGAGCGCGCTCGGCATCCCGACTTCGATGTTTACCTGCATTTTCGCCCTTGCGCGCACCGTTGGCTGGATGAGCCAGTGGGAGGAAATGCTTACCGACGCCGACTACAAGATCGGCCGTCCGCGTCAGCTCTACGTGGGTGCCGCCAATCGCGACGTTACCCCGATCGGGTTGCGCTGA